From Acidihalobacter aeolianus, a single genomic window includes:
- a CDS encoding LysR substrate-binding domain-containing protein — MALPLKPDSDRIEERSAMPLLDTDVLQSFVTIAETGSFTRAARQVFRTPSALSMQIKRLEETLGKSLFVREARRVSLTPEGELLLGYGRRLLRLNEEAVSQFLAPTLEGRVRFGTPDDVGTRILPGVLAQFARSHPAVEVDVTMGASLELLSQLDKGELDLILVTADGNGELSGRGEVVHSEPLVWASREGGVASQRTPIPLALANHGCVWRKAALSALDRAGLLYRIAYTSEHCAGQEAAMLADLAVAPFPASLVRAPLKRVGHEAGLPPLSEYQIRLIPRAGCGQASEALAGHITHQFQALRR; from the coding sequence CGATACCGATGTGCTGCAATCGTTTGTGACGATCGCCGAAACAGGGAGTTTTACGCGTGCCGCAAGACAGGTGTTTCGCACACCTTCGGCCTTGAGCATGCAGATCAAGCGGCTGGAGGAAACGCTGGGGAAGTCTCTGTTTGTGCGTGAGGCACGCCGAGTCAGTTTAACGCCCGAGGGCGAATTGCTGCTGGGATACGGCAGACGATTGCTACGACTCAACGAGGAGGCGGTTTCCCAGTTTCTCGCGCCCACGCTCGAAGGTCGCGTGCGTTTCGGTACCCCCGACGATGTGGGTACGCGAATCCTGCCCGGTGTGCTGGCGCAGTTTGCGCGTAGCCATCCGGCCGTTGAGGTCGACGTGACCATGGGTGCCAGTCTCGAACTGTTGTCTCAGCTGGATAAGGGCGAACTCGACTTGATTCTGGTGACCGCCGACGGTAACGGTGAGCTGTCAGGCCGGGGAGAGGTGGTGCACAGCGAGCCCCTGGTCTGGGCCAGTCGCGAGGGCGGTGTCGCCTCACAGCGGACGCCGATTCCTCTTGCACTCGCCAATCATGGCTGTGTCTGGCGCAAGGCGGCTTTGTCCGCGCTGGACCGGGCGGGTCTGCTTTACCGGATCGCATATACCAGCGAACACTGTGCCGGCCAGGAAGCCGCCATGTTGGCGGATCTCGCCGTGGCGCCCTTCCCCGCAAGTCTCGTGCGTGCGCCATTGAAGCGTGTCGGTCACGAGGCTGGGCTGCCGCCGCTGAGCGAATACCAGATACGGCTGATACCGCGTGCAGGTTGCGGTCAGGCAAGCGAGGCGCTGGCGGGGCACATCACCCATCAATTTCAGGCGTTGCGTCGCTGA
- the yghU gene encoding glutathione-dependent disulfide-bond oxidoreductase has product MTDPAGYTPPKVWTWERENGGQFARINRPIAGATHEKVLPVGKHPLQLYSLGTPNGIKVTIMLEELLALGHAGAEYDAWLINILEGEQFSSGFVEVNPNSKIPAMLDRSTEPPTRVFESGSILLYLAEKFGAFLPTEHHKRTEALNWLFWHMGATADLGGGFGHFYAYAPEKWQYPIDRYAMEVKRQLDVLDRNLAEREFIAGDEYTIADMGIYPWYGELALGQLYDAGEFLSVHEYRNVVRWAESIHAREAVRRGRMVNRMRGEPSEQLRERHDASDFELRTEDKLQGGE; this is encoded by the coding sequence ATGACCGATCCTGCCGGCTATACCCCTCCGAAGGTCTGGACCTGGGAACGCGAGAACGGCGGTCAATTCGCCAGAATCAACCGGCCGATCGCCGGGGCGACGCACGAGAAGGTTCTGCCGGTCGGCAAGCATCCGCTGCAGCTTTATTCGCTGGGCACGCCCAATGGCATCAAGGTCACCATCATGCTGGAGGAGCTGCTGGCGCTCGGGCATGCGGGGGCGGAGTACGATGCCTGGCTGATCAACATCCTCGAAGGCGAGCAGTTTTCCAGCGGCTTCGTCGAGGTGAATCCCAACTCGAAGATTCCGGCGATGCTGGATCGCAGCACGGAGCCGCCGACGCGCGTGTTCGAGTCGGGCTCGATCCTGCTGTATCTGGCGGAGAAATTCGGCGCCTTTCTGCCGACCGAACATCACAAGCGTACCGAGGCGCTGAACTGGCTATTCTGGCACATGGGCGCCACGGCCGACCTGGGCGGCGGTTTCGGCCACTTCTACGCCTATGCGCCGGAGAAGTGGCAGTACCCCATCGACCGCTACGCGATGGAGGTCAAGCGTCAGCTCGACGTGCTCGACCGCAACCTGGCCGAGCGCGAATTCATTGCCGGCGACGAGTACACCATCGCCGACATGGGCATCTACCCGTGGTACGGCGAGCTGGCGCTGGGCCAGCTGTACGACGCGGGGGAATTTCTCTCGGTGCACGAATATCGCAACGTGGTGCGCTGGGCGGAGTCGATCCATGCACGCGAGGCGGTGCGCCGCGGGCGCATGGTCAACCGCATGCGCGGCGAACCCTCGGAACAACTCCGCGAGCGCCACGACGCCAGCGATTTCGAGCTGCGGACCGAGGACAAGCTGCAGGGCGGTGAGTGA
- a CDS encoding putative bifunctional diguanylate cyclase/phosphodiesterase, which yields MLTLQHALYWNIAALVIFALITLLLAWYGGDLLILRPVRRLANSASRIASGDYSVRSGIRRGPSEIAFLGQTFDGMATALEKRTHDQARQQQRIARLNRIYRLLSAINGAIIRIRDREDLLHEACRIVIEQGQLRFAWVGMIEPSSNVVRLKAHEGEAEAFVRSIRVSFDPDDTEGRGLVGNAIRTGEHQVSNDVDHDPRLQPWREGLLAADIHSAAAFPLKVRGSCIGAIALYAHEHDYFDDQELTLLDELAADCSLVLENIEKDQQISFLANWDTLTRLPNRTLFEDRARQELRRSEDLGKQGAIVAISIANYPSISDRRGRAAGDKILIEVSARLASLSMAGIPTDGLADHIARIGNNDFAIIIGIANSPGELHELAQTIRNNLARPVPLENEFTELDVRIGIALYPDHSRKVEDLIQHALFAAHMQTQSAPARRTAVYSVGEDTAAQARFSLEAALRMAIEREEFFLEYQPRVDVETGEVTSAEALLRWDRPEHGRVPPSEFIDVLEETGLIVPVGEWVTRTAMQHRLAMRERVSDNFVISINASSCELRSIDYAERMRRLLQETGARPEWIEIELTESGLVENGNATLAQLGALKNLGMQLSIDDFGTGYSSLNYLRQFPVDALKIDQTFVRELGHTHDALVIIKCIVGLAKALNLSVVAEGVETESQQEMLRQVGCDEFQGYLFSRPLGPEALDRFLANSL from the coding sequence ATGCTCACCCTGCAACACGCTCTTTACTGGAACATCGCCGCACTGGTCATTTTTGCGCTCATAACCCTGCTGCTTGCGTGGTATGGCGGCGATCTGCTCATCCTGCGCCCCGTTCGACGATTGGCGAACAGCGCCTCACGGATTGCCTCCGGCGATTACAGCGTGCGGAGCGGAATCAGGCGTGGTCCCAGCGAAATCGCATTCCTCGGCCAGACCTTCGACGGCATGGCCACTGCGCTGGAGAAACGCACGCACGACCAAGCAAGACAGCAGCAACGCATCGCCAGGCTCAACCGCATCTACCGCTTACTCAGCGCCATCAACGGCGCCATCATCCGCATCCGCGACCGTGAAGATCTGCTACATGAAGCCTGCCGTATCGTGATTGAGCAGGGACAGCTGCGCTTCGCATGGGTCGGCATGATCGAGCCGTCCAGCAATGTCGTCCGACTCAAGGCGCATGAAGGTGAGGCCGAAGCATTCGTGCGTTCGATCCGGGTCAGCTTCGATCCCGACGACACCGAGGGCCGAGGACTTGTCGGCAATGCCATCCGCACCGGCGAACATCAGGTGTCCAACGACGTCGATCACGATCCACGCCTGCAGCCCTGGCGCGAAGGCCTGCTTGCAGCCGACATCCATTCGGCCGCTGCCTTTCCGCTCAAGGTGCGTGGCTCATGTATCGGCGCGATTGCCTTGTACGCCCACGAACACGACTACTTTGACGACCAGGAGCTGACCCTGCTCGACGAACTGGCAGCCGACTGCTCGCTGGTCCTCGAAAACATCGAAAAGGACCAGCAGATCAGTTTCCTGGCGAACTGGGACACACTGACCCGGCTCCCTAACCGCACCCTGTTCGAGGATCGGGCACGTCAGGAACTTCGGCGCAGTGAGGATCTGGGAAAACAGGGCGCCATTGTGGCCATCAGCATCGCCAACTATCCGTCGATCAGCGACCGCAGAGGCCGTGCCGCGGGAGACAAGATACTCATAGAGGTATCCGCACGCCTTGCCTCGCTCAGCATGGCTGGCATTCCGACGGATGGACTCGCAGACCATATTGCACGGATCGGCAACAACGATTTCGCCATCATCATCGGGATCGCAAATTCACCCGGCGAGCTCCACGAACTCGCACAAACGATACGCAACAATCTGGCCAGACCGGTCCCTCTGGAAAACGAATTTACCGAACTGGACGTACGGATCGGCATCGCGCTTTACCCTGACCACTCCCGCAAGGTCGAGGACCTCATCCAGCATGCCTTGTTTGCGGCACACATGCAGACCCAGTCTGCGCCGGCGCGGCGCACCGCGGTTTATTCCGTCGGCGAAGATACCGCTGCCCAGGCCCGATTCTCCCTGGAAGCGGCCTTGCGTATGGCCATCGAGCGCGAGGAATTCTTTCTCGAATACCAACCTCGCGTGGATGTCGAAACGGGTGAAGTGACCAGCGCCGAGGCCTTGCTGCGCTGGGACCGTCCGGAACACGGTCGCGTGCCGCCCAGTGAATTTATCGACGTGCTCGAAGAAACCGGCCTGATCGTCCCCGTTGGGGAGTGGGTGACACGCACCGCGATGCAGCATCGGCTCGCCATGCGAGAACGCGTGAGCGACAACTTCGTCATCTCGATCAACGCCTCAAGCTGCGAATTACGCTCCATCGATTATGCGGAACGCATGCGCCGTTTGCTTCAGGAAACCGGCGCACGCCCGGAGTGGATTGAAATCGAGCTCACGGAATCCGGGCTTGTGGAAAACGGCAATGCCACACTGGCACAGCTTGGGGCGCTCAAGAATCTGGGTATGCAGCTTTCGATCGATGATTTCGGCACCGGCTATTCGTCCCTGAACTACCTACGCCAATTCCCCGTCGATGCGCTCAAGATCGACCAGACCTTTGTGCGCGAGCTCGGCCACACCCATGACGCCCTGGTGATCATCAAATGCATCGTCGGCCTCGCCAAGGCGCTGAACCTCAGCGTCGTCGCAGAGGGTGTCGAAACCGAATCGCAACAAGAAATGCTCAGACAGGTCGGCTGCGACGAATTCCAGGGATACCTTTTCAGTCGGCCACTGGGCCCGGAAGCGCTGGATAGATTCCTGGCTAACTCACTGTAG
- a CDS encoding PDC sensor domain-containing protein: protein MGLRGRLLTLMGLALLPAFGLMLVSTRIERSAVRNEAERYALTLSQTEALNQLKTIEEARTALILLAGLRQLPSSPHHCDRYLRHFVDQEPRLANIGITNPNGRLLCSALPVHRRTVGAAETPLARLVSADWQFTLNDRAARSSRGRPSLIETYPVMGASGSVSHILFAVMPTA, encoded by the coding sequence ATGGGCTTACGCGGTCGCCTGCTGACCCTCATGGGTCTCGCCCTACTACCTGCCTTCGGGCTGATGCTCGTCAGCACCCGGATCGAGCGCAGCGCGGTACGTAACGAAGCCGAACGCTATGCGCTCACACTCAGTCAGACCGAGGCCCTCAATCAACTCAAGACCATCGAAGAGGCGCGCACGGCCCTGATCCTGTTAGCCGGATTACGCCAACTGCCCAGTTCGCCGCATCACTGCGATCGCTACCTGCGTCACTTTGTGGATCAGGAACCTCGCCTCGCCAATATCGGTATCACCAATCCCAACGGCAGGTTGCTATGCAGCGCCCTACCCGTGCACCGGCGCACGGTCGGCGCGGCCGAAACGCCGCTGGCAAGACTCGTAAGTGCAGACTGGCAATTCACGCTAAATGACCGTGCCGCCCGATCTTCGCGGGGCAGACCTTCTCTGATCGAAACCTATCCCGTCATGGGGGCGAGCGGTTCTGTGTCTCACATACTGTTCGCCGTCATGCCCACAGCCTAG
- a CDS encoding AraC family transcriptional regulator, which yields MNDAKPAAYAERLGRVFDYIAEHLAEELSVERLSRVANFSKFHFHRQFSLYAGISVARYIQLMRLRQASYRLAFGADSRITDIALDAGFENPESFCRAFKQAFGQTPSQFRKSPAWQPWNERYRLPIRQRTQTMDVNIVEFPQTLLATVEHRGHPDSVNDAAMRLIEWRKTSGLSPVGSSGTFGIAYDDPHTTPPEDFRFDVCGSVAQPIPEDNPQDVVNREIPGGRCAVVRHHGSHQGIGEVAYYLYRDWLPASGEELRDFPLFFRYRNLLPETPEHALVTDVYLPLK from the coding sequence GTGAACGATGCCAAACCAGCGGCGTACGCCGAACGTTTAGGGCGGGTGTTCGATTACATCGCCGAGCATCTGGCAGAGGAGCTGTCGGTGGAACGCCTGAGCCGGGTGGCGAATTTCTCGAAGTTTCATTTCCACCGGCAGTTTTCGCTGTACGCCGGCATCAGCGTCGCGCGCTACATCCAGTTGATGCGGTTGAGGCAGGCCTCTTACCGCCTGGCGTTCGGTGCGGATTCGCGCATTACCGACATCGCCCTTGATGCGGGTTTCGAGAATCCGGAGTCGTTCTGCCGTGCGTTCAAGCAGGCCTTCGGCCAGACGCCCTCGCAATTCAGGAAGAGCCCGGCCTGGCAGCCGTGGAACGAGCGTTACCGTTTGCCGATCAGACAGAGGACACAGACCATGGACGTGAATATCGTCGAGTTCCCACAAACCCTGCTGGCCACCGTGGAGCATCGCGGCCACCCCGACAGCGTCAACGACGCCGCGATGCGACTCATCGAGTGGCGTAAGACGAGTGGGCTGTCGCCGGTCGGGAGCAGCGGGACCTTCGGCATCGCCTACGATGATCCCCACACGACGCCGCCCGAGGATTTCCGCTTCGACGTATGCGGTTCGGTGGCGCAACCCATTCCCGAGGACAATCCGCAGGACGTGGTGAACCGGGAGATTCCGGGCGGGCGCTGTGCCGTGGTGCGCCATCACGGTTCGCACCAGGGGATCGGGGAGGTCGCCTACTACCTCTATCGCGACTGGCTGCCGGCAAGCGGTGAGGAACTGCGCGATTTCCCGTTGTTCTTCCGCTACCGCAATCTGCTGCCGGAGACGCCGGAGCACGCACTGGTCACGGACGTGTATCTGCCGCTGAAGTGA
- a CDS encoding pirin family protein yields MSTKTILDTSSAPDRHWVGDGFPVHGMFGYNGPEVSRRSPFLMLDYAAPYEFSPNPGGRRGVGEHPHRGFETVTIVYDGEVEHRDSTGAGGIIGPGDVQWMTAGGGILHEEFHSAAYSRTGGRFEVAQLWVNLPAKDKMTPAHYQGITAAQIPAVPLPDDAGLVRVIAGEFSGQRGPAVTYTAMNVWDVRLQAGATAELPQPEGWSVIVVVMAGTVRINGDKVLRHAEMATLSTAGSGLDISADDEAKLLLLAGEPIDEPVVGYGPFVMNSREEIMHAIDDFNRGRFGAMG; encoded by the coding sequence ATGAGCACGAAAACCATTCTCGACACCAGCAGCGCACCCGACCGCCACTGGGTTGGCGACGGCTTTCCGGTACACGGCATGTTCGGCTACAACGGCCCCGAAGTGTCCCGACGCAGCCCGTTCCTGATGCTCGACTACGCAGCTCCCTATGAATTCAGCCCCAACCCGGGCGGTCGGCGCGGCGTGGGCGAACACCCACACCGCGGCTTCGAGACCGTGACCATCGTCTACGACGGCGAGGTGGAGCACCGCGATTCGACCGGCGCCGGCGGCATCATCGGCCCCGGCGACGTGCAGTGGATGACCGCCGGCGGCGGCATCCTGCACGAGGAATTCCACTCCGCGGCGTACAGCCGGACCGGCGGACGTTTCGAGGTCGCGCAGCTATGGGTCAACCTGCCGGCCAAGGACAAGATGACTCCGGCGCATTACCAGGGCATCACCGCCGCCCAGATCCCCGCGGTGCCATTGCCCGACGATGCCGGACTCGTCCGCGTCATCGCCGGCGAATTCTCCGGCCAGCGCGGTCCGGCCGTGACCTACACGGCGATGAACGTGTGGGACGTGCGCCTGCAAGCCGGCGCCACGGCCGAACTGCCGCAGCCGGAGGGCTGGAGCGTGATCGTGGTAGTGATGGCCGGCACGGTACGCATCAACGGCGACAAAGTGTTGCGCCACGCCGAGATGGCGACCCTGTCCACGGCCGGCAGCGGCCTCGATATCTCTGCCGACGACGAGGCCAAGCTGCTGCTGCTCGCCGGCGAGCCGATCGACGAGCCGGTGGTGGGTTACGGACCCTTCGTGATGAACTCGCGCGAGGAGATCATGCACGCCATCGACGACTTCAACCGCGGCCGTTTCGGCGCGATGGGCTGA
- a CDS encoding LysR substrate-binding domain-containing protein, protein MKDLNDLAYFAAVAEHGGFAPAGRALRVPKSKLSRRVAQLEERLGVRLLQRTTRRFALTEVGAAYLRHCRAMLAEAEQAEAVIAEQTSEPSGCVRLSCPPTLLHSAVGDMLTRFLNAWPKVSLHVQASNRSVDVWQDGVDFALRVRSAEAELPGDEVIRPLAVSPHVLVCAPALLTNAPPPAVPRDLARLPSLGLGNAPEQNVWTLLGPDGEREEVAHRPRLVVDDMNALLNAAVSGVGCAELPLLTVHEALQRGELQRLLPGWTSPEGHIHAAYASRRGMRPAVRKVLDALVEGFARLADEGRCLSAP, encoded by the coding sequence ATGAAGGATCTCAATGATCTGGCCTATTTCGCCGCCGTCGCCGAACACGGCGGCTTCGCCCCGGCTGGGCGCGCGCTGCGCGTGCCGAAGTCCAAGCTCAGCCGACGCGTCGCGCAGCTGGAGGAGCGCCTCGGCGTGCGCCTGCTGCAGCGCACCACGCGGCGCTTCGCCCTCACCGAGGTCGGTGCCGCGTATCTGCGCCATTGTCGCGCCATGTTGGCCGAGGCCGAGCAGGCCGAGGCGGTGATCGCGGAGCAGACCTCGGAGCCGAGTGGCTGCGTGCGTCTCAGTTGCCCGCCGACCCTGCTGCACTCGGCAGTGGGGGACATGCTGACTCGGTTCCTGAATGCCTGGCCCAAGGTGTCGCTGCACGTGCAGGCCAGCAACCGCAGCGTCGACGTCTGGCAGGACGGGGTGGATTTTGCGCTACGGGTGCGTAGCGCCGAGGCCGAGTTGCCCGGTGATGAGGTGATCAGGCCACTGGCCGTCAGCCCTCACGTCCTTGTCTGTGCGCCCGCGTTGCTGACCAATGCGCCGCCACCGGCCGTGCCGCGAGACCTGGCACGCCTGCCTTCGCTTGGTCTCGGCAATGCGCCGGAACAGAATGTCTGGACGCTGCTCGGACCGGATGGCGAGCGGGAGGAGGTGGCGCACCGACCGCGCCTGGTGGTAGACGATATGAACGCGCTGCTCAATGCGGCGGTCAGTGGCGTGGGCTGCGCGGAACTGCCCTTGCTTACGGTACATGAGGCACTGCAACGGGGTGAATTGCAGCGACTGCTACCCGGTTGGACCTCGCCAGAAGGGCATATCCATGCCGCCTACGCCAGTCGCCGGGGCATGCGACCCGCGGTGCGCAAGGTATTGGACGCTCTGGTGGAGGGTTTCGCACGTCTTGCCGACGAGGGGCGTTGCTTGTCTGCGCCATGA
- a CDS encoding YdgA family protein, translating into MKKAFATLVVLVALIAAAAGLGPLYTSRLVDRQLTTLVAQIDHEGVFAASYAPGAKGWFSQQDTITLTPVDKRLTQLEQGRQQPIVLHLHVAYGPLPFAAWRRDGVSLMPVGAVVDTRVAGLDRLLSQAGSSYQVRDVVTLTGGNTFTLRVSPGHMTDQQGAVLNWAGSELILNATGSRLNGHGRSGVITVSAAGASQAKIVIDPVAVDIPHLRMVNGQAVGKVSVRWGGMHANNLPEKNRPPMDVALEGMAMSLDTHMVQGIAAGKGTLTLAGLTVRPAAADAGPAFSLHRLSLSSSTTDPSQGYTDSSVVWNVQRIDVGGSEYSPALLAVRLDHLYVPALIDAMRTLREAQPALQAQNGEPPRLAMQRLLGLITPSAQSMLAHRPVLHLVGLHLGTPQGALDGSGDAELEPSGGATPSLTTLPDDLVAHLTLNLPTSLARELAAMMLARQGVPADQLAQDAQQYLGALAAQGLLRSESAGYAVDLVYRHGQVTVNGRPLGAH; encoded by the coding sequence ATGAAGAAAGCCTTTGCAACGCTGGTTGTGCTTGTCGCACTCATTGCGGCTGCCGCAGGCCTGGGCCCGCTCTACACCAGCCGGCTGGTCGATCGCCAGCTCACGACCCTGGTTGCGCAAATCGACCATGAGGGTGTGTTCGCCGCAAGCTATGCGCCAGGGGCGAAAGGTTGGTTCTCGCAGCAGGACACGATTACGCTCACCCCGGTCGACAAGCGTCTGACCCAGCTGGAGCAGGGCCGGCAGCAACCAATCGTGTTGCATTTGCATGTCGCCTACGGGCCTTTGCCGTTCGCCGCCTGGAGACGCGATGGTGTCAGCCTGATGCCGGTTGGTGCCGTTGTGGATACCCGGGTTGCCGGGCTTGACCGGCTGCTGAGTCAGGCGGGTAGCAGCTATCAGGTACGCGATGTAGTGACATTGACCGGTGGTAATACCTTCACGCTACGGGTGAGCCCCGGTCACATGACCGACCAGCAGGGTGCCGTGCTGAACTGGGCCGGTTCCGAGCTTATTCTTAACGCGACAGGGAGTCGTCTGAACGGACACGGGCGCAGCGGCGTGATTACGGTTTCCGCTGCAGGGGCGTCGCAGGCGAAGATCGTTATCGATCCGGTGGCGGTGGACATCCCGCATCTGCGCATGGTCAATGGGCAGGCCGTCGGCAAGGTCAGTGTGAGATGGGGCGGAATGCACGCCAATAACCTGCCAGAAAAGAACCGACCGCCCATGGATGTCGCGCTCGAAGGCATGGCCATGTCGCTCGATACCCACATGGTGCAGGGTATCGCTGCCGGCAAGGGCACCCTGACGTTGGCCGGATTGACCGTTCGTCCTGCTGCCGCGGACGCTGGGCCTGCCTTCTCGCTGCACCGGCTTTCGCTGAGTAGTTCGACCACCGACCCCAGCCAGGGCTATACGGATTCCAGTGTGGTGTGGAACGTGCAACGTATCGACGTGGGCGGGAGTGAATACAGCCCGGCGCTGCTGGCGGTGCGTCTGGACCATCTTTACGTGCCCGCGCTGATCGATGCGATGCGGACGTTGCGCGAGGCGCAACCGGCATTGCAGGCGCAAAACGGCGAACCGCCCAGGCTGGCGATGCAACGGCTGCTGGGGCTCATTACTCCCTCGGCGCAGTCGATGCTCGCGCACCGTCCGGTGCTCCATCTGGTCGGACTGCATCTGGGCACACCGCAGGGCGCGTTGGACGGTTCGGGCGATGCCGAGCTCGAACCCAGTGGTGGGGCGACTCCCTCGCTGACCACCTTGCCGGATGATTTGGTCGCGCATCTAACACTGAACTTGCCGACATCGCTGGCACGCGAGCTGGCCGCGATGATGTTGGCCCGTCAAGGCGTACCGGCAGACCAGCTCGCGCAAGATGCGCAGCAATATCTCGGCGCCCTTGCGGCTCAGGGGCTGCTGCGCAGCGAGAGCGCGGGGTATGCAGTCGACCTCGTCTACCGCCATGGACAGGTCACGGTGAACGGACGGCCGCTCGGGGCGCATTGA
- a CDS encoding DMT family transporter — protein MPLNSLLRLLLLAALWGGSFLFLRISAPVLGIVTTAFGRVMLGALGLLVWLAIMRVPLRFSGRFWVVAAIGTLTSGLPFLLYSAAAQVLPAAYSSILNAMTPLMGVLIGGTFFGEQVTPKKVLGVFMGLGGVVVLSETGPVALNATTALAVAACLMATVCYALSGFLTKRLISDHGTIDNRAVAFGSQVGGVIVLAPFMLWQSYAAPLAWSQVGAEVWVSMLGLGLLCTSFAYILFFRLISEIGALSTLTVTFLIPLFGVLWGWLLLHERLSLGYALGGGLIMLALLLVLPVFGRLGRSLAPRPD, from the coding sequence ATGCCCCTCAACAGTCTGCTGCGCCTGCTGCTGCTTGCCGCCCTGTGGGGTGGGAGTTTTCTGTTCCTGCGAATTTCGGCGCCGGTGCTCGGCATCGTCACCACGGCCTTCGGCCGCGTGATGCTCGGCGCACTCGGGTTGCTGGTCTGGTTGGCGATCATGCGCGTGCCGCTGCGCTTCTCCGGCCGTTTCTGGGTGGTGGCGGCTATCGGTACGTTGACCTCGGGCCTGCCCTTCCTGCTCTACTCGGCCGCCGCGCAAGTCCTGCCCGCGGCGTACAGCTCGATACTCAATGCGATGACGCCGCTCATGGGCGTGCTTATCGGCGGTACCTTTTTCGGCGAGCAGGTGACGCCGAAAAAGGTGTTGGGCGTATTCATGGGGCTGGGCGGCGTGGTGGTGCTGAGCGAAACCGGACCGGTGGCGCTGAACGCGACCACGGCCCTGGCCGTGGCGGCGTGTCTGATGGCAACGGTGTGCTATGCCTTGTCGGGCTTCCTCACCAAGCGATTGATCTCGGACCACGGTACCATCGACAACCGCGCCGTGGCCTTCGGCAGCCAGGTCGGCGGCGTCATCGTACTGGCGCCCTTCATGCTGTGGCAGAGCTACGCCGCGCCGCTGGCGTGGTCGCAGGTCGGAGCCGAGGTCTGGGTGTCGATGCTGGGACTGGGCCTGCTATGCACCTCGTTCGCCTACATCCTGTTCTTCCGCTTGATTTCCGAGATTGGGGCGCTGAGTACGCTGACGGTGACCTTTCTCATTCCGCTGTTTGGCGTGTTGTGGGGCTGGCTGCTGCTGCACGAGCGGCTGTCGCTCGGCTACGCCCTCGGCGGGGGGTTGATCATGCTTGCGCTGCTGCTGGTGCTGCCGGTGTTCGGTCGGCTGGGCCGCTCGCTTGCGCCGCGACCTGACTGA
- a CDS encoding glutathione S-transferase family protein: MNMRFYMTPGSCSTGIHILLEEIGLVFEAYTVNLLAGDQHAPAYRALNPKGTIPTLVRTDGTALTDFQAIAWWLARNHPRRGLLPDTPDDEARVLEVMNYAVGTLHAQGFARIFTADTFAPDAAGQEEVAARGRRIVEQGFTLIEALLAGHEYVVGRFGIADAALFYNEFWADRIGIPLPYHCRAHYQRLLERPAVRQVLVEEGYGSIYREQERVDAIA, from the coding sequence ATGAATATGCGTTTCTACATGACGCCGGGCTCCTGCAGCACCGGCATCCACATCCTGTTGGAAGAGATCGGACTGGTGTTCGAGGCCTATACGGTTAACCTGCTTGCGGGTGACCAGCACGCTCCGGCTTACCGCGCACTGAATCCCAAGGGCACCATCCCTACCCTGGTGCGCACGGACGGTACGGCGCTGACCGATTTCCAGGCCATCGCCTGGTGGCTGGCGCGTAACCATCCTCGGCGCGGCTTGCTCCCGGATACGCCCGATGACGAAGCACGGGTGCTGGAGGTGATGAACTATGCCGTCGGCACCCTACATGCCCAGGGCTTCGCGCGCATTTTCACGGCCGATACCTTCGCGCCGGATGCGGCGGGTCAGGAGGAAGTGGCGGCTCGGGGCCGGCGGATCGTCGAACAGGGTTTTACCCTGATCGAGGCGCTCCTGGCCGGGCACGAATATGTGGTCGGGCGCTTCGGCATCGCAGATGCTGCGCTGTTCTACAACGAATTCTGGGCCGATCGCATCGGCATTCCCCTGCCATACCATTGCCGTGCGCACTATCAACGGCTGCTCGAGCGCCCTGCGGTCCGTCAGGTGCTGGTGGAGGAAGGGTATGGCTCAATCTATCGCGAACAGGAGCGGGTCGATGCAATTGCGTGA
- a CDS encoding DUF3079 domain-containing protein → MAKKFPMHPKYPERICWGCDKYCPADSLCCGNGTERTPHPAELFGDDWYEWGLAAWEPASAGQTPTPE, encoded by the coding sequence GTGGCTAAAAAATTCCCAATGCACCCCAAATATCCCGAGCGCATCTGTTGGGGGTGCGACAAATACTGCCCCGCCGATTCCTTGTGCTGCGGCAACGGCACGGAGCGTACCCCGCATCCGGCAGAACTATTCGGCGACGACTGGTACGAGTGGGGACTTGCGGCGTGGGAGCCGGCATCCGCCGGCCAGACGCCAACGCCAGAATAG